A single region of the Malus sylvestris chromosome 8, drMalSylv7.2, whole genome shotgun sequence genome encodes:
- the LOC126632536 gene encoding probable receptor-like protein kinase At1g11050 isoform X3, translated as MMKLACGFWLFLSLLCLSTLSPSTAAEAPAPAPPPPTTNVTTTATCPMDLSYVLRIPFNSSTCKNFQPPPKTPQMESEDPTNNPCCQTLLSLFGISFAQRLKETSLFNLPNLPTSISCLQNYQSKLSSLSSLSSLSLPPNIVNYCWDPLQFVITPNICANIQSTNDWVSKLGHSTVLDSACRPDLTDLSSCGGCVDAGVAVQKMLLAVDGNSSHGQDCWYFTILYAAGIVNEFGPESNGAVNCIFGLSFDSNTPSSKKSNTALVFGLTGAGVALFVMCSLLGLYFWYDRRWKNEGMESGFDLEERDSRSRVRPNTGSIWFKIQDLEKATNNFSQKNFIGRGGFGVVYKGVLQDGTTVAVKKVIESDIQGDAEFCNEVEIISNLRHRNLVPLRGCCMVEGEDNYEEKGSHRYLVYDYMPNGNLDDHLFISQSSNSSGIERRPLTWPQRKSIILDVAKGLAYLHYGVKPAIYHRDIKATNILLDADMKARVADFGLAKQSMEGQSHLTTRVAGTHGYLAPEYALYGQLTEKSDVYSFGVVILEIMCGRKALDLSLESPRAFLITDWAWSLVKSGKAEQALDFSLVKDGDNANSNPKSIMERYLLVGILCAHVMVALRPTILDALKMLEGDIEVPRIPDRPMPLGHPSSYGNDNGNTFSISPALSGLKFQSGDMLRFNRE; from the exons atgatgaaACTTGCATGTGGTTTTtggttgtttctctctctactttgTCTCTCTACCTTATCTCCATCAACCGCAGCAGAAGCACCAGCACCAGCTCCTCCTCCCCCCACAACCAACGTAACAACAACAGCAACATGTCCCATGGATCTGAGCTATGTCCTAAGAATCCCCTTCAACTCCTCCACCTGCAAAAACTTCCAACCTCCTCCCAAAACCCCACAAATGGAGTCGGAGGACCCCACCAATAACCCCTGCTGCCAAACCCTTTTGTCCCTCTTCGGAATCTCCTTCGCGCAACGCCTCAAAGAAACCTCCCTCTTCAACCTCCCCAACCTCCCCACCTCCATTTCCTGCCTCCAAAACTACCAGTCCAAgctctcctccctctcctccctctcctccctctccctccctcccaatATTGTCAACTACTGCTGGGACCCTCTCCAGTTTGTCATCACCCCCAACATCTGCGCCAACATTCAGTCCACCAATGATTGGGTCTCCAAGCTCGGCCACTCCACCGTCCTCGACTCCGCCTGCCGCCCTGACCTCACCGATCTCTCCTCCTGCGGGGGCTGCGTCGACGCCGGCGTTGCCGTTCAGAAGATGCTGCTTGCCGTTGATGGTAACTCTTCTCACGGTCAGGACTGTTGGTACTTTACTATTCTTTATGCTGCTGGTATTGTCAACGAGTTTGGCCCTGAGAGTAATGGTGCTGTGAACTGTATATTTGGGTTGTCGTTTGATTCAAATACGCCTTCGTCGAAAAAGAGCAATACTGCTCTTGTTTTCGGCCTCACTGGCGCTGGAGTTGCGTTGTTTGTTATGTGTAGTTTGTTGGGATTGTACTTTTGGTATGATAGGAGGTGGAAGAACGAAGGGATGGAATCCGGTTTCGACTTGGAAGAACGAGATTCTAGGAGTAGAGTGAGACCAAACACTGGTTCAATTTGGTTCAAAATTCAGGACCTTGAGAAGGCAACTAATAACTTTTCGCAGAAGAATTTTATCGGTCGAGGTGGGTTTGGTGTTGTTTACAAGGGTGTGTTGCAGGATGGGACTACAGTTGCTGTTAAGAAAGTTATAGAATCTGATATTCAAGGGGATGCTGAGTTTTGCAATGAGGTTGAGATTATTAGCAATTTGAGGCACCGAAACCTTGTTCCGCTCAGAGGGTGTTGTATGGTCGAGGGGGAAGACAATTACGAGGAGAAAGGAAGTCACAGGTACCTTGTCTACGATTACATGCCGAATGGGAATCTAGATGATCATCTCTTTATTTCTCAGTCAAGTAATTCGAGCGGAATTGAAAGGAGACCCTTGACTTGGCCTCAAAGAAAGAGCATAATATTGGATGTGGCCAAGGGTTTAGCTTATCTGCACTATGGAGTGAAGCCTGCAATATATCACAGAGATATTAAGGCGACAAACATACTACTAGATGCAGATATGAAAGCGAGGGTGGCGGACTTTGGGCTTGCAAAACAGAGCATGGAAGGCCAGTCCCATCTCACTACTAGAGTGGCAGGGACTCACGGGTACTTAGCCCCCGAATACGCTCTTTATGGACAGCTGACTGAGAAGAGCGATGTTTATAGCTTTGGAGTGGTTATTTTGGAGATTATGTGCGGGAGGAAAGCTCTTGATTTGTCTTTGGAATCCCCTCGTGCTTTTCTGATCACAGATTGGGCTTGGTCATTGGTGAAATCTGGAAAAGCTGAGCAGGCTTTAGACTTTTCATTGGTGAAAGATGGGGATAATGCGAATTCGAATCCGAAGAGCATAATGGAGAGATATTTGCTGGTCGGCATTTTGTGTGCTCATGTAATGGTGGCTTTACGGCCTACCATTTTGGATGCCCTGAAAATGTTGGAGGGAGATATAGAGGTGCCACGGATTCCAGATAGGCCGATGCCCCTTGGTCATCCTTCAAGTTATGGCAACGACAACGGTAACACGTTCAGCATATCACCAGCTTTGAGCGGCCTAAAATTCCAAAGCGGAGACATGCTCAG GTTTAACAGAGAGTGA
- the LOC126632536 gene encoding probable receptor-like protein kinase At1g11050 isoform X4, which produces MMKLACGFWLFLSLLCLSTLSPSTAAEAPAPAPPPPTTNVTTTATCPMDLSYVLRIPFNSSTCKNFQPPPKTPQMESEDPTNNPCCQTLLSLFGISFAQRLKETSLFNLPNLPTSISCLQNYQSKLSSLSSLSSLSLPPNIVNYCWDPLQFVITPNICANIQSTNDWVSKLGHSTVLDSACRPDLTDLSSCGGCVDAGVAVQKMLLAVDGNSSHGQDCWYFTILYAAGIVNEFGPESNGAVNCIFGLSFDSNTPSSKKSNTALVFGLTGAGVALFVMCSLLGLYFWYDRRWKNEGMESGFDLEERDSRSRVRPNTGSIWFKIQDLEKATNNFSQKNFIGRGGFGVVYKGVLQDGTTVAVKKVIESDIQGDAEFCNEVEIISNLRHRNLVPLRGCCMVEGEDNYEEKGSHRYLVYDYMPNGNLDDHLFISQSSNSSGIERRPLTWPQRKSIILDVAKGLAYLHYGVKPAIYHRDIKATNILLDADMKARVADFGLAKQSMEGQSHLTTRVAGTHGYLAPEYALYGQLTEKSDVYSFGVVILEIMCGRKALDLSLESPRAFLITDWAWSLVKSGKAEQALDFSLVKDGDNANSNPKSIMERYLLVGILCAHVMVALRPTILDALKMLEGDIEVPRIPDRPMPLGHPSSYGNDNGNTFSISPALSGLKFQSGDMLRFNRA; this is translated from the coding sequence atgatgaaACTTGCATGTGGTTTTtggttgtttctctctctactttgTCTCTCTACCTTATCTCCATCAACCGCAGCAGAAGCACCAGCACCAGCTCCTCCTCCCCCCACAACCAACGTAACAACAACAGCAACATGTCCCATGGATCTGAGCTATGTCCTAAGAATCCCCTTCAACTCCTCCACCTGCAAAAACTTCCAACCTCCTCCCAAAACCCCACAAATGGAGTCGGAGGACCCCACCAATAACCCCTGCTGCCAAACCCTTTTGTCCCTCTTCGGAATCTCCTTCGCGCAACGCCTCAAAGAAACCTCCCTCTTCAACCTCCCCAACCTCCCCACCTCCATTTCCTGCCTCCAAAACTACCAGTCCAAgctctcctccctctcctccctctcctccctctccctccctcccaatATTGTCAACTACTGCTGGGACCCTCTCCAGTTTGTCATCACCCCCAACATCTGCGCCAACATTCAGTCCACCAATGATTGGGTCTCCAAGCTCGGCCACTCCACCGTCCTCGACTCCGCCTGCCGCCCTGACCTCACCGATCTCTCCTCCTGCGGGGGCTGCGTCGACGCCGGCGTTGCCGTTCAGAAGATGCTGCTTGCCGTTGATGGTAACTCTTCTCACGGTCAGGACTGTTGGTACTTTACTATTCTTTATGCTGCTGGTATTGTCAACGAGTTTGGCCCTGAGAGTAATGGTGCTGTGAACTGTATATTTGGGTTGTCGTTTGATTCAAATACGCCTTCGTCGAAAAAGAGCAATACTGCTCTTGTTTTCGGCCTCACTGGCGCTGGAGTTGCGTTGTTTGTTATGTGTAGTTTGTTGGGATTGTACTTTTGGTATGATAGGAGGTGGAAGAACGAAGGGATGGAATCCGGTTTCGACTTGGAAGAACGAGATTCTAGGAGTAGAGTGAGACCAAACACTGGTTCAATTTGGTTCAAAATTCAGGACCTTGAGAAGGCAACTAATAACTTTTCGCAGAAGAATTTTATCGGTCGAGGTGGGTTTGGTGTTGTTTACAAGGGTGTGTTGCAGGATGGGACTACAGTTGCTGTTAAGAAAGTTATAGAATCTGATATTCAAGGGGATGCTGAGTTTTGCAATGAGGTTGAGATTATTAGCAATTTGAGGCACCGAAACCTTGTTCCGCTCAGAGGGTGTTGTATGGTCGAGGGGGAAGACAATTACGAGGAGAAAGGAAGTCACAGGTACCTTGTCTACGATTACATGCCGAATGGGAATCTAGATGATCATCTCTTTATTTCTCAGTCAAGTAATTCGAGCGGAATTGAAAGGAGACCCTTGACTTGGCCTCAAAGAAAGAGCATAATATTGGATGTGGCCAAGGGTTTAGCTTATCTGCACTATGGAGTGAAGCCTGCAATATATCACAGAGATATTAAGGCGACAAACATACTACTAGATGCAGATATGAAAGCGAGGGTGGCGGACTTTGGGCTTGCAAAACAGAGCATGGAAGGCCAGTCCCATCTCACTACTAGAGTGGCAGGGACTCACGGGTACTTAGCCCCCGAATACGCTCTTTATGGACAGCTGACTGAGAAGAGCGATGTTTATAGCTTTGGAGTGGTTATTTTGGAGATTATGTGCGGGAGGAAAGCTCTTGATTTGTCTTTGGAATCCCCTCGTGCTTTTCTGATCACAGATTGGGCTTGGTCATTGGTGAAATCTGGAAAAGCTGAGCAGGCTTTAGACTTTTCATTGGTGAAAGATGGGGATAATGCGAATTCGAATCCGAAGAGCATAATGGAGAGATATTTGCTGGTCGGCATTTTGTGTGCTCATGTAATGGTGGCTTTACGGCCTACCATTTTGGATGCCCTGAAAATGTTGGAGGGAGATATAGAGGTGCCACGGATTCCAGATAGGCCGATGCCCCTTGGTCATCCTTCAAGTTATGGCAACGACAACGGTAACACGTTCAGCATATCACCAGCTTTGAGCGGCCTAAAATTCCAAAGCGGAGACATGCTCAG
- the LOC126632536 gene encoding probable receptor-like protein kinase At1g11050 isoform X1 encodes MMKLACGFWLFLSLLCLSTLSPSTAAEAPAPAPPPPTTNVTTTATCPMDLSYVLRIPFNSSTCKNFQPPPKTPQMESEDPTNNPCCQTLLSLFGISFAQRLKETSLFNLPNLPTSISCLQNYQSKLSSLSSLSSLSLPPNIVNYCWDPLQFVITPNICANIQSTNDWVSKLGHSTVLDSACRPDLTDLSSCGGCVDAGVAVQKMLLAVDGNSSHGQDCWYFTILYAAGIVNEFGPESNGAVNCIFGLSFDSNTPSSKKSNTALVFGLTGAGVALFVMCSLLGLYFWYDRRWKNEGMESGFDLEERDSRSRVRPNTGSIWFKIQDLEKATNNFSQKNFIGRGGFGVVYKGVLQDGTTVAVKKVIESDIQGDAEFCNEVEIISNLRHRNLVPLRGCCMVEGEDNYEEKGSHRYLVYDYMPNGNLDDHLFISQSSNSSGIERRPLTWPQRKSIILDVAKGLAYLHYGVKPAIYHRDIKATNILLDADMKARVADFGLAKQSMEGQSHLTTRVAGTHGYLAPEYALYGQLTEKSDVYSFGVVILEIMCGRKALDLSLESPRAFLITDWAWSLVKSGKAEQALDFSLVKDGDNANSNPKSIMERYLLVGILCAHVMVALRPTILDALKMLEGDIEVPRIPDRPMPLGHPSSYGNDNGNTFSISPALSGLKFQSGDMLSANEDVDNGISKRYYLN; translated from the exons atgatgaaACTTGCATGTGGTTTTtggttgtttctctctctactttgTCTCTCTACCTTATCTCCATCAACCGCAGCAGAAGCACCAGCACCAGCTCCTCCTCCCCCCACAACCAACGTAACAACAACAGCAACATGTCCCATGGATCTGAGCTATGTCCTAAGAATCCCCTTCAACTCCTCCACCTGCAAAAACTTCCAACCTCCTCCCAAAACCCCACAAATGGAGTCGGAGGACCCCACCAATAACCCCTGCTGCCAAACCCTTTTGTCCCTCTTCGGAATCTCCTTCGCGCAACGCCTCAAAGAAACCTCCCTCTTCAACCTCCCCAACCTCCCCACCTCCATTTCCTGCCTCCAAAACTACCAGTCCAAgctctcctccctctcctccctctcctccctctccctccctcccaatATTGTCAACTACTGCTGGGACCCTCTCCAGTTTGTCATCACCCCCAACATCTGCGCCAACATTCAGTCCACCAATGATTGGGTCTCCAAGCTCGGCCACTCCACCGTCCTCGACTCCGCCTGCCGCCCTGACCTCACCGATCTCTCCTCCTGCGGGGGCTGCGTCGACGCCGGCGTTGCCGTTCAGAAGATGCTGCTTGCCGTTGATGGTAACTCTTCTCACGGTCAGGACTGTTGGTACTTTACTATTCTTTATGCTGCTGGTATTGTCAACGAGTTTGGCCCTGAGAGTAATGGTGCTGTGAACTGTATATTTGGGTTGTCGTTTGATTCAAATACGCCTTCGTCGAAAAAGAGCAATACTGCTCTTGTTTTCGGCCTCACTGGCGCTGGAGTTGCGTTGTTTGTTATGTGTAGTTTGTTGGGATTGTACTTTTGGTATGATAGGAGGTGGAAGAACGAAGGGATGGAATCCGGTTTCGACTTGGAAGAACGAGATTCTAGGAGTAGAGTGAGACCAAACACTGGTTCAATTTGGTTCAAAATTCAGGACCTTGAGAAGGCAACTAATAACTTTTCGCAGAAGAATTTTATCGGTCGAGGTGGGTTTGGTGTTGTTTACAAGGGTGTGTTGCAGGATGGGACTACAGTTGCTGTTAAGAAAGTTATAGAATCTGATATTCAAGGGGATGCTGAGTTTTGCAATGAGGTTGAGATTATTAGCAATTTGAGGCACCGAAACCTTGTTCCGCTCAGAGGGTGTTGTATGGTCGAGGGGGAAGACAATTACGAGGAGAAAGGAAGTCACAGGTACCTTGTCTACGATTACATGCCGAATGGGAATCTAGATGATCATCTCTTTATTTCTCAGTCAAGTAATTCGAGCGGAATTGAAAGGAGACCCTTGACTTGGCCTCAAAGAAAGAGCATAATATTGGATGTGGCCAAGGGTTTAGCTTATCTGCACTATGGAGTGAAGCCTGCAATATATCACAGAGATATTAAGGCGACAAACATACTACTAGATGCAGATATGAAAGCGAGGGTGGCGGACTTTGGGCTTGCAAAACAGAGCATGGAAGGCCAGTCCCATCTCACTACTAGAGTGGCAGGGACTCACGGGTACTTAGCCCCCGAATACGCTCTTTATGGACAGCTGACTGAGAAGAGCGATGTTTATAGCTTTGGAGTGGTTATTTTGGAGATTATGTGCGGGAGGAAAGCTCTTGATTTGTCTTTGGAATCCCCTCGTGCTTTTCTGATCACAGATTGGGCTTGGTCATTGGTGAAATCTGGAAAAGCTGAGCAGGCTTTAGACTTTTCATTGGTGAAAGATGGGGATAATGCGAATTCGAATCCGAAGAGCATAATGGAGAGATATTTGCTGGTCGGCATTTTGTGTGCTCATGTAATGGTGGCTTTACGGCCTACCATTTTGGATGCCCTGAAAATGTTGGAGGGAGATATAGAGGTGCCACGGATTCCAGATAGGCCGATGCCCCTTGGTCATCCTTCAAGTTATGGCAACGACAACGGTAACACGTTCAGCATATCACCAGCTTTGAGCGGCCTAAAATTCCAAAGCGGAGACATGCTCAG CGCAAATGAAGACGTAGACAACGGTATAAGCAAACGGTATTATTTGAATTGA
- the LOC126632542 gene encoding uncharacterized protein LOC126632542: MGDRPRSASTSDLYNMLGISNICKGYKSFVMKLAPNNKNGESKFTDNHDTNKEDENFTISYPTTPVGSFERSVDDNFLSRRSLSRTTSRRSKTPTPMSFSRCASRSTSPTSSSLSRIMSRRNASETEISAPISRNRGRRSTSEIDIPSLTSRNMSRRHPSETEIPLPSPTAASAPTTPSPVSPSPTSQSSNASKSGPSDQPESLSRSVSRRSTTPIVFSRTTARKKPLPIEKKLAFTLEELCHGCVKKIKITRDVINNAGIIVQEEETLKINVQPGWRKGTKITFEAKGDEKPGYLPADIVFLIDEKRHNLFKRSGRDDLEIAVEIPLADALGGCSFPVPLLGGDKMRLSLDDIVNHGYEKVIPGQGMPKLKEPTKRGDLRITCLVNFPTQLSDENLAEAVQILQDCSYD, translated from the exons ATGGGGGATCGTCCACGTTCAGCGTCGACGTCGGATCTCTACAACATGCTCGGAATCTCGAATATTTGCAAGGGATACAAATCCTTTGTTATGAAATTGGCCCCCAACAATAAGAATGGAGAATCCAAGTTTACGGACAATCACGACACCAACAAG GAGGACGAAAATTTTACGATTAGTTATCCAACGACACCGGTAGGCAGTTTCGAACGAAGTGTTGATGATAACTTCCTCTCCCGCCGAAGTCTTTCAAGAACAACGAGTAGAAGATCTAAGACACCTACACCGATGAGCTTCTCAAGATGTGCAAGCCGGAGCACCTCTCCGACATCCTCATCATTATCGAGAATTATGAGTCGAAGAAATGCCTCTGAGACCGAAATCTCTGCCCCTATTTCGAGAAATAGGGGTCGAAGGAGCACTTCAGAGATTGACATTCCTTCCCTTACATCAAGAAATATGAGCCGGAGGCACCCATCTGAGACTGAAATACCTTTACCATCACCCACCGCCGCTTCAGCACCCACCACTCCATCACCGGTCTCTCCATCACCAACCTCTCAATCATCAAACGCCAGTAAATCAGGCCCGTCAGATCAACCAGAGTCTTTATCAAGAAGCGTGAGCAGGAGGAGCACAACCCCCATTGTGTTCTCTCGAACAACTGCAAGAAAGAAACCTCTTCCGATCGAGAAGAAGCTGGCATTCACACTTGAAGAGTTGTGTCACGGATGTGTAAAAAAGATCAAGATCACAAGAGATGTAATCAACAATGCCGG AATTATTGTCCAAGAAGAGGAAACACTGAAAATAAACGTGCAgcctggatggaggaaaggaACGAAGATTACATTTGAAGCAAAAGGCGATGAGAAACCAGGGTACCTCCCAGCCGACATAGTCTTCTTGATAGATGAAAAGAGGCACAATCTGTTTAAAAGATCAGGCCGCGACGATTTGGAAATCGCTGTTGAGATCCCTCTGGCAGATGCACTGGGAGGCTGCTCATTTCCAGTTCCTCTGCTAGGAGGAGACAAAATGAGACTTTCATTAGACGACATCGTAAATCATGGCTATGAAAAAGTCATTCCAGGACAGGGAATGCCAAAGCTTAAAGAGCCAACAAAGAGAGGCGACCTCCGGATCACATGTCTCGTAAATTTTCCAACACAGTTGAGTGACGAGAACCTAGCAGAAGCAGTTCAAATTCTACAAGATTGTTCTTATGATTAA
- the LOC126632536 gene encoding probable receptor-like protein kinase At1g11050 isoform X2 has protein sequence MMKLACGFWLFLSLLCLSTLSPSTAAEAPAPAPPPPTTNVTTTATCPMDLSYVLRIPFNSSTCKNFQPPPKTPQMESEDPTNNPCCQTLLSLFGISFAQRLKETSLFNLPNLPTSISCLQNYQSKLSSLSSLSSLSLPPNIVNYCWDPLQFVITPNICANIQSTNDWVSKLGHSTVLDSACRPDLTDLSSCGGCVDAGVAVQKMLLAVDGNSSHGQDCWYFTILYAAGIVNEFGPESNGAVNCIFGLSFDSNTPSSKKSNTALVFGLTGAGVALFVMCSLLGLYFWYDRRWKNEGMESGFDLEERDSRSRVRPNTGSIWFKIQDLEKATNNFSQKNFIGRGGFGVVYKGVLQDGTTVAVKKVIESDIQGDAEFCNEVEIISNLRHRNLVPLRGCCMVEGEDNYEEKGSHRYLVYDYMPNGNLDDHLFISQSSNSSGIERRPLTWPQRKSIILDVAKGLAYLHYGVKPAIYHRDIKATNILLDADMKARVADFGLAKQSMEGQSHLTTRVAGTHGYLAPEYALYGQLTEKSDVYSFGVVILEIMCGRKALDLSLESPRAFLITDWAWSLVKSGKAEQALDFSLVKDGDNANSNPKSIMERYLLVGILCAHVMVALRPTILDALKMLEGDIEVPRIPDRPMPLGHPSSYGNDNGNTFSISPALSGLKFQSGDMLSSVGVRLPGFNNL, from the exons atgatgaaACTTGCATGTGGTTTTtggttgtttctctctctactttgTCTCTCTACCTTATCTCCATCAACCGCAGCAGAAGCACCAGCACCAGCTCCTCCTCCCCCCACAACCAACGTAACAACAACAGCAACATGTCCCATGGATCTGAGCTATGTCCTAAGAATCCCCTTCAACTCCTCCACCTGCAAAAACTTCCAACCTCCTCCCAAAACCCCACAAATGGAGTCGGAGGACCCCACCAATAACCCCTGCTGCCAAACCCTTTTGTCCCTCTTCGGAATCTCCTTCGCGCAACGCCTCAAAGAAACCTCCCTCTTCAACCTCCCCAACCTCCCCACCTCCATTTCCTGCCTCCAAAACTACCAGTCCAAgctctcctccctctcctccctctcctccctctccctccctcccaatATTGTCAACTACTGCTGGGACCCTCTCCAGTTTGTCATCACCCCCAACATCTGCGCCAACATTCAGTCCACCAATGATTGGGTCTCCAAGCTCGGCCACTCCACCGTCCTCGACTCCGCCTGCCGCCCTGACCTCACCGATCTCTCCTCCTGCGGGGGCTGCGTCGACGCCGGCGTTGCCGTTCAGAAGATGCTGCTTGCCGTTGATGGTAACTCTTCTCACGGTCAGGACTGTTGGTACTTTACTATTCTTTATGCTGCTGGTATTGTCAACGAGTTTGGCCCTGAGAGTAATGGTGCTGTGAACTGTATATTTGGGTTGTCGTTTGATTCAAATACGCCTTCGTCGAAAAAGAGCAATACTGCTCTTGTTTTCGGCCTCACTGGCGCTGGAGTTGCGTTGTTTGTTATGTGTAGTTTGTTGGGATTGTACTTTTGGTATGATAGGAGGTGGAAGAACGAAGGGATGGAATCCGGTTTCGACTTGGAAGAACGAGATTCTAGGAGTAGAGTGAGACCAAACACTGGTTCAATTTGGTTCAAAATTCAGGACCTTGAGAAGGCAACTAATAACTTTTCGCAGAAGAATTTTATCGGTCGAGGTGGGTTTGGTGTTGTTTACAAGGGTGTGTTGCAGGATGGGACTACAGTTGCTGTTAAGAAAGTTATAGAATCTGATATTCAAGGGGATGCTGAGTTTTGCAATGAGGTTGAGATTATTAGCAATTTGAGGCACCGAAACCTTGTTCCGCTCAGAGGGTGTTGTATGGTCGAGGGGGAAGACAATTACGAGGAGAAAGGAAGTCACAGGTACCTTGTCTACGATTACATGCCGAATGGGAATCTAGATGATCATCTCTTTATTTCTCAGTCAAGTAATTCGAGCGGAATTGAAAGGAGACCCTTGACTTGGCCTCAAAGAAAGAGCATAATATTGGATGTGGCCAAGGGTTTAGCTTATCTGCACTATGGAGTGAAGCCTGCAATATATCACAGAGATATTAAGGCGACAAACATACTACTAGATGCAGATATGAAAGCGAGGGTGGCGGACTTTGGGCTTGCAAAACAGAGCATGGAAGGCCAGTCCCATCTCACTACTAGAGTGGCAGGGACTCACGGGTACTTAGCCCCCGAATACGCTCTTTATGGACAGCTGACTGAGAAGAGCGATGTTTATAGCTTTGGAGTGGTTATTTTGGAGATTATGTGCGGGAGGAAAGCTCTTGATTTGTCTTTGGAATCCCCTCGTGCTTTTCTGATCACAGATTGGGCTTGGTCATTGGTGAAATCTGGAAAAGCTGAGCAGGCTTTAGACTTTTCATTGGTGAAAGATGGGGATAATGCGAATTCGAATCCGAAGAGCATAATGGAGAGATATTTGCTGGTCGGCATTTTGTGTGCTCATGTAATGGTGGCTTTACGGCCTACCATTTTGGATGCCCTGAAAATGTTGGAGGGAGATATAGAGGTGCCACGGATTCCAGATAGGCCGATGCCCCTTGGTCATCCTTCAAGTTATGGCAACGACAACGGTAACACGTTCAGCATATCACCAGCTTTGAGCGGCCTAAAATTCCAAAGCGGAGACATGCTCAG TTCGGTAGGCGTCCGTCttccaggattcaacaatctataa